A genomic stretch from Desulfobacterales bacterium includes:
- a CDS encoding Rrf2 family transcriptional regulator: protein MKLSTRSRYGTRILLELSRRGTQRPVQVSEISKEQGIPVKYLEQLIRILKQARLVKSIRGPKGGHILNRQPSEITLGQLVRLFEGQSELVVCISEPEKCAMSEVCRVRLAWMKATEALYSILDAITIEDILQTRPGATSLCQADPLFLLGDDCGCCSDDEGLAGFFPCRKINQE from the coding sequence ATGAAGTTATCCACCAGAAGCCGTTACGGAACACGCATATTATTGGAATTATCTCGCCGGGGCACGCAACGGCCTGTTCAGGTAAGCGAGATATCCAAAGAACAAGGCATCCCCGTTAAATATTTAGAGCAGTTGATCCGCATATTAAAGCAGGCTAGACTGGTAAAAAGTATACGGGGTCCGAAAGGCGGCCATATTCTCAACCGACAGCCTTCGGAAATCACGCTGGGCCAGCTGGTTCGCCTTTTTGAAGGACAATCCGAGTTGGTTGTTTGCATCAGTGAGCCTGAAAAGTGCGCCATGTCCGAGGTGTGCAGGGTTCGATTGGCATGGATGAAAGCGACCGAGGCCCTTTACAGTATTCTGGATGCTATAACGATAGAAGATATTTTGCAGACGCGTCCGGGGGCAACGTCTTTATGCCAGGCCGACCCGCTGTTTTTGTTGGGTGATGACTGCGGTTGTTGTTCCGATGACGAGGGGTTGGCCGGTTTTTTCCCCTGTAGAAAAATCAACCAGGAATAA